One window of Neptuniibacter halophilus genomic DNA carries:
- a CDS encoding ChrR family anti-sigma-E factor: MNIKHHLDEATLVSYAAGAISQSMALVVASHISLCPSCRQRVAQAESIGGLLLDQMQQAEIRSDAMEQALAALDGVMPESVSAREPISTVRREPGLPAPLFEQLGCNLDQVNWKRLVPGVYYHDLPCKSERGGVSRLMRIAPGKGMLPHTHDGNELTLVLQGSFCDEVGRFSAGDVADLDSEIEHQPLVDSDEDCICLIATDAPLKFSTLLGRVVQPFTGF; this comes from the coding sequence ATGAACATTAAACATCACCTGGATGAAGCAACGCTGGTCAGTTACGCCGCGGGAGCCATCTCGCAGTCAATGGCACTGGTTGTGGCTTCCCATATCTCCCTTTGCCCGAGTTGCCGGCAACGGGTTGCCCAGGCTGAATCGATCGGTGGTCTGCTGCTGGATCAGATGCAACAGGCGGAGATCCGCAGTGACGCCATGGAACAGGCGCTGGCAGCGCTGGATGGTGTCATGCCGGAATCCGTAAGTGCCAGAGAACCGATCAGCACGGTCCGGCGAGAACCGGGCCTGCCCGCGCCGCTGTTTGAACAACTGGGGTGCAATCTGGATCAGGTGAACTGGAAACGTCTCGTTCCCGGGGTTTACTACCATGATCTGCCCTGTAAAAGTGAACGCGGCGGGGTGTCACGCCTGATGCGGATCGCGCCGGGTAAGGGAATGTTGCCGCATACCCATGATGGTAATGAACTGACGCTGGTACTGCAGGGATCATTCTGTGATGAGGTGGGCCGCTTCAGTGCCGGCGATGTGGCGGATCTGGATTCCGAGATAGAACACCAGCCACTGGTCGACAGTGATGAGGATTGTATCTGCCTGATCGCTACCGATGCACCGCTCAAATTCAGCACATTGCTGGGTCGGGTCGTGCAGCCGTTTACCGGTTTTTAG
- a CDS encoding substrate-binding periplasmic protein, protein MNLKALTCGILLCTTLSAPTLASERLQQIKQAGEVKVCIWPGYFAISYRNPRSGELEGIDIDMAGEFARHLGVNLRFVESSFGKLIDNMSNNQCDISMHGVGVRDSRKPYMEFSEPYLSSGIYAVATRNNELIRQWQDIDQSGNVAVVQKGTYMEPVANNYFKKARVAVVDSFKAREQEVESGRADVFMTDYPYGKRMTALTEWAVLFAPPQPLAPTSYAYAVPKGETAWLEEVNAFLREMKRSGKLAAAAEKHGLSEILVKQ, encoded by the coding sequence ATGAACCTGAAAGCCCTGACCTGCGGTATTCTGCTCTGCACCACCCTGAGTGCGCCGACACTGGCCAGTGAACGGCTGCAACAGATCAAGCAGGCCGGAGAGGTAAAAGTCTGTATCTGGCCCGGCTATTTTGCCATCAGCTATCGTAATCCGCGCTCCGGCGAACTGGAGGGGATCGACATTGATATGGCCGGCGAGTTTGCACGCCACCTCGGCGTTAATCTGCGTTTTGTCGAAAGCTCCTTTGGTAAGCTGATCGACAACATGAGTAATAATCAGTGCGATATCTCTATGCACGGTGTGGGTGTGCGTGACAGCCGCAAGCCCTACATGGAGTTCTCTGAGCCCTATCTCTCCAGCGGGATCTATGCAGTGGCCACGCGAAATAACGAACTGATCAGGCAATGGCAGGATATCGACCAGTCAGGCAATGTTGCCGTCGTACAGAAAGGCACCTATATGGAGCCGGTCGCCAATAACTACTTTAAAAAAGCCCGGGTCGCGGTGGTAGACAGCTTTAAAGCCCGTGAACAGGAAGTAGAAAGCGGCCGGGCCGATGTTTTTATGACCGACTACCCCTACGGCAAACGCATGACCGCCCTGACCGAGTGGGCCGTGCTGTTCGCCCCGCCACAGCCTCTGGCCCCCACTTCATACGCCTATGCTGTACCTAAAGGAGAGACGGCGTGGCTGGAAGAGGTTAATGCCTTCCTCAGGGAGATGAAACGTTCGGGCAAACTGGCCGCCGCCGCGGAAAAACACGGCCTCAGCGAGATTCTGGTTAAACAGTAA
- a CDS encoding cryptochrome/photolyase family protein yields MTPNKLVWFRNDLRTGDHRALYQACMDSAGEGVLAVAVISPKQWQLQDEARCRVQFWLANLASLQQDLARLNIPLKVVRAATNNEIPATLLNLARQHQVSALYFNREYPDYEQRRDQQVEALFRREGIACLSFDNDLVLPPGSVLNQQGGAYKVFTPFSRTWRRKYMQLNPQPLPPPPMQAQAPVVSDPIPEKIGYANTMGAEWRQDLWPAGCDQAHHRLQAFVREQVSEYKQLRDFPAQPGTSALSPYLSVGVLSTGQCLAAMQAYSESPDWFENQWVTELIWREFYRHLLVLFPEMNRWLPFKPEVEEKLRWQSQPEIFHAWCAGETGYAMVDAGMKQLLETGWMHNRLRMITAAFLCKLLRQDWRLGARFFMQHLIDGDFASNLGGWQWSAAVGADAAPYFRIFNPMLQAERFDPQGEYVARWLPELAGLDWRRQQDPLFAQGQGRPEPLIDYARERTISIQQYNGETP; encoded by the coding sequence GTGACGCCTAATAAACTGGTCTGGTTTCGTAACGATCTCAGGACAGGAGACCACCGCGCCCTCTACCAGGCATGTATGGACAGTGCAGGAGAGGGCGTTCTGGCCGTGGCCGTGATCAGCCCGAAACAGTGGCAGTTACAGGATGAAGCCCGGTGCCGGGTGCAGTTCTGGCTGGCTAATCTGGCCTCCCTGCAACAGGATCTGGCGAGGCTGAACATCCCTTTAAAAGTGGTACGTGCTGCCACCAACAATGAAATTCCCGCGACACTTCTCAATCTGGCGCGTCAGCATCAGGTCTCCGCGCTCTATTTCAACCGGGAATACCCGGATTATGAGCAGCGCCGGGACCAGCAGGTCGAGGCGCTGTTTCGCCGTGAGGGGATCGCCTGCCTCAGCTTCGATAATGATCTGGTACTGCCGCCCGGTTCGGTGCTGAATCAGCAGGGGGGCGCTTACAAAGTGTTTACCCCTTTCAGCCGCACTTGGCGGCGCAAGTATATGCAACTGAACCCGCAGCCACTGCCCCCACCCCCGATGCAGGCGCAGGCTCCGGTCGTTTCAGACCCGATTCCCGAGAAGATTGGTTACGCCAATACCATGGGCGCCGAATGGCGTCAGGATCTGTGGCCGGCCGGTTGTGATCAGGCGCATCACCGGCTGCAGGCGTTTGTCCGGGAGCAGGTGTCAGAGTATAAGCAGTTGCGGGATTTTCCGGCGCAGCCGGGAACCTCAGCACTCTCTCCCTATCTGAGTGTCGGAGTGCTCAGTACCGGTCAGTGTCTGGCCGCGATGCAGGCGTATTCAGAATCACCCGACTGGTTTGAAAACCAGTGGGTGACCGAGCTGATCTGGCGTGAGTTCTACCGTCACCTGCTGGTGCTGTTCCCTGAAATGAACCGCTGGCTGCCTTTTAAGCCAGAGGTCGAAGAGAAATTGCGCTGGCAGTCTCAGCCGGAGATATTTCACGCCTGGTGCGCCGGTGAAACCGGCTATGCGATGGTCGATGCCGGTATGAAACAACTGCTGGAAACCGGCTGGATGCATAACCGCTTGCGGATGATCACGGCTGCGTTTCTCTGCAAGTTGCTGCGTCAGGACTGGCGCCTTGGTGCACGTTTCTTTATGCAGCATCTGATTGACGGGGATTTTGCATCCAACCTCGGAGGCTGGCAGTGGAGTGCCGCGGTGGGTGCCGATGCGGCTCCCTATTTCCGGATCTTTAATCCGATGCTTCAGGCAGAACGTTTCGATCCGCAGGGTGAGTATGTGGCCCGCTGGTTGCCGGAACTGGCGGGTCTTGACTGGCGCCGGCAGCAGGATCCGCTGTTTGCTCAGGGGCAGGGGCGGCCAGAACCGCTGATCGATTATGCCCGTGAGCGAACTATCAGTATTCAGCAGTACAACGGCGAAACGCCATAG
- a CDS encoding MOSC domain-containing protein: MNKEPHVALLGVYRGAVTQRYGLQTAIAKCPVDTPVYLSELGLEGDQCADLRHHGGLDRALHHYPREHYAFWQQQCPESGHWQAPGMGENLSTLGMTEATVCLGDRLRWGDAEIEVSQPRSPCFKLNRRWQVADFAAQMQRSGRCGWLYRVVKPGRVSISEPLVLIDRLAQAMTVAQVCQIYFGDPLQEQGLRQLLSQSALAASWREKIEQRLQTGQVEPWHFRLQGPPESG, translated from the coding sequence ATGAATAAGGAACCGCATGTTGCGCTGCTGGGAGTCTATCGGGGTGCGGTGACGCAGCGCTATGGACTACAAACCGCGATCGCTAAATGCCCGGTTGATACGCCGGTGTATCTTTCTGAGCTGGGGCTCGAGGGAGATCAGTGCGCCGATCTGCGTCATCACGGCGGGCTTGACCGGGCATTGCATCATTATCCCAGAGAGCATTACGCATTCTGGCAGCAGCAATGTCCTGAAAGTGGCCACTGGCAGGCCCCCGGTATGGGCGAGAACCTCAGTACGCTGGGAATGACAGAAGCAACCGTATGTCTCGGGGATCGCTTGCGCTGGGGTGACGCTGAGATCGAAGTCAGCCAGCCCCGTTCACCCTGTTTTAAACTCAACCGTCGCTGGCAGGTGGCTGATTTTGCCGCACAGATGCAGCGCTCCGGACGCTGCGGCTGGCTGTATCGGGTTGTGAAGCCGGGCAGGGTGAGTATCTCTGAACCGCTTGTATTGATTGACCGGCTGGCGCAGGCGATGACAGTGGCGCAGGTTTGTCAGATCTACTTCGGCGATCCGTTGCAGGAGCAGGGTTTACGCCAATTGCTCAGCCAGAGTGCACTGGCGGCAAGCTGGCGGGAGAAAATTGAGCAGCGCCTGCAAACCGGACAGGTGGAGCCCTGGCATTTTCGTTTGCAGGGCCCACCTGAATCAGGGTAG
- a CDS encoding YbgA family protein, whose protein sequence is MEQEQTIPRIPVGISACLLGHKVRYDGGHKQSRYCLNVLSDCFDFVPFCPEVGIGLSTPREPIRLVGQADAPRVLGTKDPSLDVTEPLQAYADRVTEQNTHLCGYILMKGSPSCGMERVKVYHENGLPNEAGSGVYAARLMQNNPALPVEEEGRLNDPVLRENFITRVFVYYGWQKEVLPEPSLHRVIQFHSCHKYMLMAHSYEGYKQLGRYLAMEASEQPIEQVLDYYIRQLMAHLSHRASRKTHTNTLMHIMGYLKKEIDTQTKQDLLEAIEQYRTNKVHLAVPLALLKHYLKRYGSDYIRSQVYLDPYPHELGLRNYI, encoded by the coding sequence ATGGAACAAGAACAGACTATCCCGCGTATTCCGGTGGGCATCAGTGCCTGCCTGCTGGGGCATAAGGTGCGCTACGATGGCGGCCACAAGCAGTCCCGTTACTGCCTGAATGTGCTCAGTGATTGCTTTGATTTTGTACCGTTCTGCCCAGAGGTCGGGATTGGCCTGAGTACGCCGCGGGAGCCGATCCGGCTGGTAGGTCAGGCAGATGCGCCCCGGGTTCTGGGGACAAAAGACCCCTCACTGGATGTGACTGAGCCCCTGCAGGCTTATGCCGATCGGGTGACTGAGCAAAATACGCATCTTTGTGGCTACATATTGATGAAGGGCTCGCCCAGTTGCGGCATGGAACGGGTTAAGGTCTACCATGAAAATGGTCTGCCAAATGAAGCTGGCAGCGGGGTTTATGCTGCACGGCTGATGCAGAATAATCCGGCCCTTCCGGTCGAAGAGGAGGGGCGTCTCAACGATCCGGTGCTTCGGGAAAACTTCATAACCCGGGTATTTGTTTACTACGGTTGGCAAAAAGAGGTGTTGCCGGAACCCAGTTTGCACCGGGTTATTCAGTTCCATAGCTGCCATAAGTATATGCTGATGGCGCACAGCTATGAGGGCTACAAGCAGCTTGGCCGTTATCTGGCGATGGAGGCATCGGAACAGCCGATTGAGCAGGTACTGGACTATTATATCCGGCAGTTGATGGCGCACCTCAGCCATCGCGCCAGCCGTAAAACCCATACCAACACCCTGATGCATATCATGGGCTACCTGAAAAAAGAGATCGATACCCAGACCAAGCAGGATCTGCTGGAGGCGATCGAGCAGTACCGGACCAACAAAGTGCATCTGGCGGTGCCGCTGGCGTTGCTGAAGCATTATCTGAAACGTTATGGCTCTGATTACATCCGGTCTCAGGTTTATCTTGACCCCTACCCACACGAACTCGGTTTAAGGAACTATATTTAA
- a CDS encoding sigma-70 family RNA polymerase sigma factor, whose amino-acid sequence MQNKPPGDDVENLLVLSQKEKKADWNDLLTRLAETRDRKLYVQLFQHFAPRIKAYIIRLGLTDSTAEELMQETMLAVWKKAHMYNRSKAAASTWIFTLARNQSIDWMRKQKYPEYGLEEWHEEPDESIDMCEQTVTADRMGKAIEQLPENQAQVIYMSFFEGRSHSDISERLGIPLGSVKSRIRLASEKLKQMWRADV is encoded by the coding sequence ATGCAAAATAAGCCACCCGGTGATGACGTGGAAAATCTGCTCGTACTTTCACAAAAAGAAAAAAAAGCTGACTGGAACGACCTGCTGACCCGCCTGGCCGAGACCCGGGACCGTAAGCTGTACGTTCAGTTGTTTCAGCATTTCGCCCCGCGGATCAAAGCTTACATTATTCGTCTGGGGTTGACTGACAGTACCGCTGAAGAGCTGATGCAGGAGACGATGCTCGCGGTGTGGAAAAAAGCCCACATGTACAATCGCAGCAAAGCGGCAGCGAGTACCTGGATTTTTACTCTGGCGCGTAACCAGAGTATCGACTGGATGCGCAAGCAGAAATACCCTGAGTATGGCCTTGAGGAGTGGCATGAGGAGCCGGATGAGTCGATCGATATGTGTGAACAGACCGTCACCGCAGATCGCATGGGAAAAGCCATTGAACAACTGCCGGAGAATCAGGCGCAGGTGATCTACATGTCCTTTTTCGAGGGGCGTTCCCACTCTGATATCTCGGAACGACTTGGCATTCCGCTGGGCAGTGTGAAATCACGGATCCGGCTGGCATCAGAAAAATTGAAACAGATGTGGAGGGCTGATGTATGA